GTATTTACGGGATGGCTGGCCTAGTACTGGAGGAACTGAGCCGTCGGGGGTGGGATGGTAAAAAACCTGAGGTGCAGGTTTTTCCGGGCATTACGGCAATGCAGGCAGCGGCGGCGCGGGTGGGTGCGCCTTTAATGCATGACTTTTGTGCGATTAGCCTGAGTGATCTCCTAACGCCTTGGGAGGTTATCGAAAAACGCCTCCAAGCGGCAGCCCAAGGTGATTTTGTGACGGCGCTCTATAACCCGCGATCGCAAACCCGCACCCGGCAAATTCAAGAGGCCCAAGCTATTTTCCTGGCCCACCGTTCCCCGGATACACCCGTTGCCCTCGTCCGCGCCGCCTACCGTCGGGATGAGCATATTACCTTAACTACTCTGGGACAATTGCTAGAAGCCACGATCGACATGCTGACGGTGGTGATTATTGGCAATCAAAGTACCCGTCGCCACGGCGATTGGCTCATTACCCCAAGAGGTTATCTGGGCTTTGGATCTGGGCTTTGGTCACCAGCATGACAGCGGCGGACGAACTTGAGACGAACCTCAATCAGTCGGTAAGTGTCATTAAACCAAAGATCCTTGGTTGACTGACCAATCTTTTCCCCTTCAAAAAACATGCAGGAAAATAGGCAATTATGGTTACCCTGTTAGCAAATGATCTCAACATGTTTGAGCCACTCATTTAGTAGCAGTGGCCCATAGGTTCAGATCATCCTCAATAACCTCAACAGTGCTAAAGCCAGCTTGCTTAAGCTTCTCCGCTAGGGTTTTGGCAGTAAAGCCAGTTCTATGCGCCATGTAAGAGTTGCCCCTAGCGATATCGTAACTATAGCCATAAAGGATATCGATCGCAGCAATTGGCCCTGCGGCAGAAACATAAAGCGGTTCTTCCAGTTTGCCCTGAGCTACATACTCAGCTACTCGCTGCAAATCAGGTAAGGTGATCAGTACAAAGCCACCGGGTTTCAAGACACGATAAAATTCAGATAGAGCGATCGGGACTTCATGGTGATAGACATGCTCCAGGTTGTGGGAGGAATATACCGCATCAACCGAATTAGAAGCAACGGCACTTAGATCTGTAATTGATCCCAGAAGATCTGGGTGTACAGAGGGATCAATATCCAGTCGAATCTCTTGCCACTCTGGCGATCGAAATTGCTGTGGTAGCTTATTAATATCCGCAGCACCACAGCCAACATGAAGCAATAATTTACGATCAGGATTAGCTTCGCTAGCAGCCTCGATGTCTGAGACGGATATCTGCTGTGCTAAGGCTTCATGAACAACTTGTTGATAAAAATTCTCTAATGCCTGTAGAGGTTCTGGATCATCATACAGTCTAGACTTGTTACGGTTGATTTTCTCAGAAATCTGCTGTCGCCATTCTGGCTCTAACCCCAACCTGACAGCAATATCAATGTATTCAGCCGCGTTATTAGCAATGGTTTCCGTCACCCCAATGCGGGTTAAAATTCCATAGGACTGCCGTCCCCGCATTAACTGGCCAGGGCAGGTAACGATAGGCAAGTCATAGGCTAGACTATCAAGCGTAGTCAGACAGCCCGAAAACTCAAAGGTGTCTAGGAAAATATCTGCCAGTCGATAAAAATTAAAATAGTTTTGGTAAATCTCACGCGGTAAAAAAACTACATAGTCATCCGCATTTAGCCCTTGATCAGCAAAACTTCGTTGTAGCCGTTGCTGAAGTTTGCGGGTGATCTCAGGGCTGATGTGAGATTCAATAAAAACAAACTTGGCTTGCGGAATGCGTTGGGCAATGGCTGCAAAAAGCCAATCATACTGAGGTAAATACTTTTGTAAAGATTGTATGCAAAGATAAATAATTGCCTCTGATGGCAATCCATACTCTTGACGCGTCTTTAGTGATTTTGGCGTAACGTCTGGCGGACTACAATGAATCCCAAGGTTGGGAAGGCGAATTAGCTTTTCTGAGTAGTGTTGCTCTGCATTCGGCAACTCCATTAACTCATTTGATAGAAAATAGTCGATCGTGGGTGAACCTGTGGTAATTGGATGTCCCCAACTCACGCATTGTATAGGTGCTAAGCGTAGTACTGACAACTGGGAAATAATCAGATCCATTCCCACCTCTAAAAAAACTAGAATATGTAGATCTTGCTCGATAACTTTTTGGCAAATGGTATTGAGATCGCTAGGAAATTGCAGGAAGACGTCACTATAGAGCCTGAATGCTTCACTAACAAAATCAGGTTGGGGATTAATTTGGAAACAGTAAACCTTGAAACGATCGCGATCGTGATATTTTAACCAGTTGAGGAAAAGCTTACTCACAACGCCTTGGGTTGAGATATTTGCAAAAATGTAGCCTACACGAATCTTTTGCTCTGAATCGATAGGAGGCATCTCACGGCGTTGGCACCAGAAGGGATAATGAGCCTTGAGAATTTCATGAATTAAATTAGACCACTGACGTTGAATTTGCTGATCATTGTGGTTTTGATAAATTACATAAAAATTATTCTTCAATTGAGGCAACGTTAATGCACTTTCTCGGCCTTCAGATGTGTCCAGATCTAAATAATTTGGCAATTGATTTAACCCTTGAATAATCTGTTCTTGATACTTTGCTAGCTCCTCAGCAGTATTGTAAATGATGGGTAATGTGAGTAACGATTCTGCCTTCAGATATAAAACTGCTGGCAAACATTCACTAGCCTCCTGCGCAACGGCAATTGCACGTTCCGGTTCACTGATATTTTGTAGAGTATAAATCCAGTGAACATAGAGGGGTAAAGACTGAGAATACCGTTTAACAGCTTCTTCATAAAGCTGAACTGCTGATTCAAACTGCTTAACTTGTTGATAACATTGTGCCAGAACTAGATAGACATC
This DNA window, taken from Trichothermofontia sichuanensis B231, encodes the following:
- a CDS encoding tetratricopeptide repeat protein encodes the protein MSLLNLAVSYLSPGEIYCEVGSFQGRSLVGALKDHPEILAYAIDDFSDFDPFQDNFDLLIENLSNCGLSDQVTFYYQNFEDFFIDLRTSQDKPTIGVYFYDAAYDYRSVLMGLHLVKPFLADQALIIVAASNWASVQQASQDFLLTTPECDLAWLSPMPVLSEAIYPGHNFMIFQWQRYRASDSRNLAASGQHQQKIITGITNLEQDAKQKVMMRLYAEALTYHHAHQFQAAIAKYREALYWTPDHPSLWRDLGMAYYLNQDYESAISMLNLALALAPDQSLLHYNLGLVFEAIGDTQQAIAAYQQAIVLDNTNVLACNNLGNLFMQAEKLDKAEVMFRRAIAIDSKFFGSYLNLGNVLTLRGDIEAAIKTYQTAISLKHDNPDVHYNLAVAYQHNNEQLLAERYFGNASFYAKEYETAIHHYTSYLKHYTSYLKSEKEDLDVYLVLAQCYQQVKQFESAVQLYEEAVKRYSQSLPLYVHWIYTLQNISEPERAIAVAQEASECLPAVLYLKAESLLTLPIIYNTAEELAKYQEQIIQGLNQLPNYLDLDTSEGRESALTLPQLKNNFYVIYQNHNDQQIQRQWSNLIHEILKAHYPFWCQRREMPPIDSEQKIRVGYIFANISTQGVVSKLFLNWLKYHDRDRFKVYCFQINPQPDFVSEAFRLYSDVFLQFPSDLNTICQKVIEQDLHILVFLEVGMDLIISQLSVLRLAPIQCVSWGHPITTGSPTIDYFLSNELMELPNAEQHYSEKLIRLPNLGIHCSPPDVTPKSLKTRQEYGLPSEAIIYLCIQSLQKYLPQYDWLFAAIAQRIPQAKFVFIESHISPEITRKLQQRLQRSFADQGLNADDYVVFLPREIYQNYFNFYRLADIFLDTFEFSGCLTTLDSLAYDLPIVTCPGQLMRGRQSYGILTRIGVTETIANNAAEYIDIAVRLGLEPEWRQQISEKINRNKSRLYDDPEPLQALENFYQQVVHEALAQQISVSDIEAASEANPDRKLLLHVGCGAADINKLPQQFRSPEWQEIRLDIDPSVHPDLLGSITDLSAVASNSVDAVYSSHNLEHVYHHEVPIALSEFYRVLKPGGFVLITLPDLQRVAEYVAQGKLEEPLYVSAAGPIAAIDILYGYSYDIARGNSYMAHRTGFTAKTLAEKLKQAGFSTVEVIEDDLNLWATATK